In Akkermansia muciniphila, one DNA window encodes the following:
- a CDS encoding PEGA domain-containing protein codes for MTHGLFPHLLLLSAFCGASLSCSSSSRDITIRSIPSGASLRVNGDYAGQAPVTLSLNRHKPVHVAADKPGFLSTEKTFYPEMTTQGAILWGRNNEKSKDFKTDILTIRLKKADSGAPPLRELPANW; via the coding sequence ATGACTCACGGCCTTTTCCCGCATCTTCTCCTGCTCTCCGCATTCTGCGGCGCAAGCCTCTCATGCAGCAGCTCTTCCCGGGACATCACCATCCGCAGCATTCCTTCCGGAGCCAGCCTGCGCGTGAACGGAGATTACGCCGGCCAGGCCCCCGTCACGCTCTCCCTGAACAGGCACAAGCCCGTGCACGTTGCGGCGGATAAACCCGGCTTCCTTTCCACGGAAAAAACGTTTTATCCGGAAATGACCACGCAAGGGGCCATTTTGTGGGGCCGCAATAACGAGAAGTCCAAGGACTTCAAAACGGACATCCTGACCATCCGCCTGAAAAAGGCGGATTCAGGAGCGCCTCCTCTGCGGGAGCTTCCCGCAAATTGGTAA
- the argF gene encoding ornithine carbamoyltransferase produces MNNLLSIEQLTGDEIRGLLALGHRLKAERGHHERLPLKGQTWALIFSKSSTRTRVSFEVGISELGGRPMFLSVHDIQLGRGEPIKDTARVLGRMIHGAAIRTYGQQEVEEFASFSGIPTINALTDEEHPCQILADLLTIEEIYGPGSWKDMKIAFVGDGDNNMSRSWMWAAKRLGFTLAIGAPTNYLPLEDFRRHLDCENVIFTTDPVEAVKGASVINTDVWLSMGQESEGLSKEKHFYPYQVNRELLEHAAAGHSVFHCLPAYRGKEITEDVLEHFAPVIFREAENRVHAQKAVLATLADARRG; encoded by the coding sequence ATGAACAACCTCCTTTCCATCGAACAGCTTACCGGAGACGAAATCCGGGGCCTGCTCGCCCTGGGCCACCGGCTTAAGGCGGAACGCGGCCATCACGAACGCCTCCCCCTGAAGGGGCAGACCTGGGCGCTCATCTTTTCCAAATCCTCCACCCGCACCCGTGTTTCCTTTGAAGTAGGCATCAGCGAACTGGGGGGCCGCCCCATGTTCCTTTCCGTCCATGACATCCAGCTTGGGCGCGGAGAGCCCATCAAGGATACGGCCCGAGTGTTGGGACGTATGATTCACGGCGCCGCCATCCGTACGTACGGGCAGCAGGAGGTGGAGGAATTCGCCAGTTTTTCCGGCATTCCCACCATCAATGCCCTGACGGACGAGGAGCACCCCTGCCAGATCCTGGCGGACCTGCTTACCATTGAGGAAATCTACGGTCCCGGCTCCTGGAAGGATATGAAAATCGCCTTCGTGGGGGATGGGGACAACAACATGTCCCGCTCCTGGATGTGGGCGGCCAAGAGGCTGGGCTTTACGCTCGCCATCGGCGCCCCCACCAATTATCTTCCCCTGGAAGACTTCCGCAGGCATCTGGACTGCGAGAACGTCATCTTTACCACGGACCCCGTGGAAGCCGTCAAGGGCGCTTCCGTCATCAACACGGACGTCTGGCTTTCCATGGGCCAGGAATCGGAAGGGCTGTCCAAGGAAAAACACTTCTATCCCTACCAGGTGAACAGGGAGCTGCTGGAACACGCCGCCGCCGGCCATTCCGTTTTCCACTGCCTGCCCGCCTACCGCGGCAAGGAAATCACGGAAGACGTGCTGGAACATTTTGCTCCCGTTATCTTCCGGGAAGCGGAAAACAGGGTGCATGCCCAGAAAGCCGTGCTCGCCACGCTTGCGGACGCCCGCCGGGGATAA
- a CDS encoding SufE family protein, whose amino-acid sequence MNYEERLQDLLDELDLFQDWTERYEYIISLGKKLPRLEEAYKTEDSLIKGCQSRVWLHTEPDNGVLKLYADSDSLITKGLIAVFIRLLSGLPPEEILKADMSKLDKTGLKDHLAPTRANALNSMAVQIKQAAMKMAEHH is encoded by the coding sequence ATGAACTACGAAGAACGCCTGCAAGACCTGCTGGATGAACTGGACTTGTTCCAGGACTGGACGGAACGCTACGAATACATCATCAGCCTGGGGAAAAAACTGCCCAGGCTGGAGGAAGCCTACAAAACGGAGGACTCCCTCATCAAGGGATGCCAATCCCGCGTGTGGCTGCACACGGAACCGGACAACGGCGTGCTGAAACTGTACGCAGACAGCGATTCCCTCATCACCAAGGGCCTCATTGCCGTCTTCATCCGGCTGCTTTCCGGTCTGCCTCCGGAAGAAATCCTGAAGGCGGACATGTCCAAGCTGGACAAAACCGGCCTGAAAGACCACCTGGCGCCCACCAGGGCTAACGCCCTCAACTCCATGGCGGTCCAGATTAAGCAGGCCGCCATGAAAATGGCGGAACACCATTGA